From the genome of Leptotrichia trevisanii DSM 22070:
TCCAAATTCAACAACGCCTGCTTCTGGTTTGATTAATTTTTTATCTTTTGTTTCAATTTGATAATAATCTAATCCTCCGCCTTGCACAATATTATTTGAAATATTTTCTTTAGTAAGTTTTACAACTACATATTCATTTCCTTCTTTAGGCTGCGAATATTCGCCTTTTTCAACAACTTTAACATCTGTTACAGTTTGTGCTGTTAAATTTACAACTCCTCTTTCGCCTTTTTTAAAATATTTAGTAGGTTGTTTTTGTTCAGATGTTCCATTCATATTTTCAGCTAATTTTGAAAAACCAAAGGTAATTATTTCAAAAAGTTCTTTGTTTTTTTCATCTTGTCCATCAACTTGCCAATTTTTACCGTTCTTTTTCAACACAACATCTATATTTTTCTCATTAAACTTCAAATCTTTTGACTTTAATTTTTCCTCAAAATATTTTGTTGTAAATTCTTCTCCAAGTTTTTTCATTTCTTCTTCACTTTTTCCAAAATTTGAAAAAGCTAATGCCATTCCTTGTTGCATAAATTCTGGAAAATAAGAACTCAGATCAGGAGCTTTTATATCAAGATTTACAATTGCTTTATCTCCTTCCACTTTTGTTTTCTTGATTTTGTAACTCATTTTTTTGTATCCGCTTAAGAAAATTTTTACAGTTTCATCGTTTGCCGACATTTCCGAATTAGGATTCAACTCCTTTATCTTTTTTGCATCTCCAGTTTGAAGTGCCTTTAATACACTTTCTAAATCTTTCTGTGCTTGCGGTGTTCCGCAACTGAATACAAATAACATCATTGCTAAAACTAATAATATTTTTTTCATTCTTTTCCTCGCTTTCTATTTTATAATTTATTAAATTATAGCATATTTCAAAGAAAAATAAAAGTATTAAAAAAGAGCCATTTCAATTATGAAACAACTCTATGTTAAATTTATTTGCTTTCACAGGCTATACCATCTTTATCTCTATCTAAATGTTTAGCATATCCAGGTTCACCTTTCTTAATATTTTTATACCCTTTCGCACGTGCTTCTTTACAGTTTTTGAAATACAACGTTTCTGAAAATGTGTTAACACTAACAAATACTAATGTCA
Proteins encoded in this window:
- a CDS encoding DUF4352 domain-containing protein, with amino-acid sequence MKKILLVLAMMLFVFSCGTPQAQKDLESVLKALQTGDAKKIKELNPNSEMSANDETVKIFLSGYKKMSYKIKKTKVEGDKAIVNLDIKAPDLSSYFPEFMQQGMALAFSNFGKSEEEMKKLGEEFTTKYFEEKLKSKDLKFNEKNIDVVLKKNGKNWQVDGQDEKNKELFEIITFGFSKLAENMNGTSEQKQPTKYFKKGERGVVNLTAQTVTDVKVVEKGEYSQPKEGNEYVVVKLTKENISNNIVQGGGLDYYQIETKDKKLIKPEAGVVEFGEFNFDDIPVGNKVDQTIVFEVPKGQAGTFNIIENGHKLAVYDIGL
- a CDS encoding excalibur calcium-binding domain-containing protein codes for the protein MKKIFMILTLVFVSVNTFSETLYFKNCKEARAKGYKNIKKGEPGYAKHLDRDKDGIACESK